The Balneola sp. MJW-20 genome window below encodes:
- a CDS encoding 16S rRNA (guanine(527)-N(7))-methyltransferase RsmG, whose translation MKHQITYQDYEWESAGIKELYQKKKYALEDYIDRLLWWNRKVNLISRSVSRETLQKHVEHSLSLSAIKEVKEASLIVDAGTGGGLPGIPLAIVLDSKKLILNDVVEKKLMAVKQIAMQLGLSERVKVVAESVERLRESDFVLVSKHAFKVNELYAMVKDQDWKDMILLKGRDEVEGELKGIKEALKIRILDLYGARKDGFYEGKALVIIKRGENEKR comes from the coding sequence GTGAAACATCAGATCACATATCAGGACTATGAGTGGGAGAGCGCGGGTATAAAGGAACTCTATCAGAAAAAGAAGTATGCGCTTGAAGATTATATAGATCGCCTGCTTTGGTGGAACAGGAAGGTAAACCTGATCAGCCGTAGTGTTTCACGTGAAACATTACAAAAACATGTTGAGCATTCATTGTCCCTCAGCGCCATCAAAGAGGTAAAAGAAGCAAGTCTTATAGTTGATGCCGGGACGGGCGGGGGCTTGCCGGGAATCCCTCTCGCTATTGTGCTGGACTCAAAAAAACTGATCCTTAACGATGTGGTGGAGAAAAAGTTAATGGCAGTAAAGCAGATCGCCATGCAGTTAGGTCTGTCTGAAAGAGTTAAAGTTGTTGCTGAATCAGTGGAGCGCTTGCGGGAAAGTGACTTTGTTTTGGTTTCTAAGCATGCCTTTAAGGTGAATGAGTTATACGCCATGGTTAAGGATCAGGACTGGAAAGATATGATATTATTGAAGGGTAGAGATGAAGTTGAAGGGGAGCTCAAGGGAATAAAAGAGGCATTAAAGATCAGAATACTGGATCTGTATGGGGCTCGTAAAGATGGGTTTTATGAAGGGAAGGCTTTAGTGATCATAAAAAGAGGGGAGAATGAAAAGCGCTGA
- a CDS encoding helix-turn-helix transcriptional regulator translates to MKSAERRIKLMLLLQQPGGDKLTAGQLAERFNVSRRTIFRDLKSLQEINVPVTWDKYSGYGMMKGYKIPPLMFTPKELGTIMVGLNFVKSQVDADLAEDAQNVELKIKNVLPGELKDFMTSLEGSMVVDPYLRFGGKKKKGGSWYLISSAIAQKKRLQFSYTRKDGKKDVRKVDPYLLVFYEDHWNMIGRSHLRNDFRNFILENVKEVQILDEKFQPSREIDMEGLVFRSNEISHLIRVGIKKSEIERLEANLPAKIIRKEDKNSEIINVTFKFNNLDYINEWLLQFGNKIEIEEPAELIEKRKTLLREMLK, encoded by the coding sequence ATGAAAAGCGCTGAAAGAAGAATTAAACTCATGTTATTATTACAACAACCGGGTGGTGATAAGCTTACGGCGGGGCAGCTTGCTGAGAGGTTTAATGTAAGCAGAAGAACCATTTTCAGAGACCTGAAATCCCTTCAGGAAATAAATGTACCGGTTACCTGGGATAAATATTCCGGTTATGGGATGATGAAGGGTTATAAGATACCGCCCCTGATGTTTACCCCTAAAGAGCTTGGTACAATTATGGTGGGACTTAATTTTGTGAAATCACAGGTGGATGCAGACTTAGCAGAGGATGCTCAAAATGTAGAACTGAAAATTAAAAATGTACTTCCGGGCGAACTCAAAGACTTTATGACCTCACTTGAAGGAAGCATGGTGGTTGATCCTTATCTCCGTTTTGGCGGGAAGAAGAAAAAGGGCGGTAGCTGGTATTTGATCAGCAGCGCCATCGCCCAGAAAAAAAGGCTGCAATTTTCATACACCCGTAAAGACGGAAAAAAAGATGTGCGAAAAGTAGACCCCTACCTTCTGGTATTTTATGAAGACCACTGGAATATGATCGGCCGGTCTCACCTTCGCAATGATTTCAGGAATTTTATCCTCGAAAATGTAAAAGAGGTCCAAATTCTGGATGAAAAGTTCCAGCCTTCCCGTGAAATCGATATGGAGGGCCTTGTCTTTCGTTCTAACGAGATATCTCATTTGATAAGGGTAGGCATCAAAAAAAGTGAGATAGAGCGACTGGAGGCAAATTTACCGGCTAAAATAATTAGGAAAGAAGATAAAAATTCCGAAATAATTAATGTAACCTTCAAATTCAATAATCTCGACTATATCAACGAATGGTTGCTTCAGTTCGGAAATAAAATTGAGATCGAGGAGCCTGCCGAGCTTATTGAAAAAAGAAAAACGTTGCTCCGTGAAATGCTGAAATAA